Proteins from a single region of Gaiellales bacterium:
- a CDS encoding thiamine pyrophosphate-requiring protein, translating to MPTVSEHLISRLREWDVDRIFGYPGDGINGIMGALQKAGNEAPEFVQVRHEEMAAFMACAHAKFSGRPGVCLATSGPGAIHLLNGLYDARMDHQSVVAIVGQQALSALGGDYQQEVDLQTLFKDVAREYVHMVSTPDQLRHLVDRAFRIAMSERTVTCIIVPNDIQEQDAVESPPRMHGTVHSSVGYRAPAVVPHDDDLRQAAEILNAGEKVAMLVGAGALQAGDEVVEVAEVLGAGVAKALLGKAAVPDDLPFVTGSIGLLGTKPSWNMMMGCDTLLMVGSSFPYSEFLPEEGQARGVQIDIDGRMLGIRYPMELNLVGDSAATLRALLPHLTLKADRGWRDQIESDVADWWGVLERRAMESAHPINPQRVFWELSSRLPDRAILTSDSGSAANWFARDLKLRRGMSASLSGNLATMGPGVPYAIGAKFAHPDRPVIALVGDGAMQMNGINELITIAKYWKRWSDPRLVVLVLNNRDLNQVTWEQRAMEGDPKFETSQDLPDFPYADYARMVGLGGIRVDDPDALGAAWDEALASDRPFLLEAVTDPNVPPLPPHITLKQAKAMTFALAKGDPDFGDIVRQTLKDKVSEYLPAR from the coding sequence ATGCCGACCGTTTCCGAGCACCTGATCAGCCGTCTGCGCGAGTGGGACGTCGATCGCATCTTCGGCTATCCGGGCGACGGCATCAACGGCATCATGGGCGCGCTACAGAAGGCGGGCAACGAGGCGCCCGAGTTCGTGCAGGTGCGCCACGAGGAGATGGCGGCGTTCATGGCGTGCGCGCACGCGAAGTTCAGCGGCCGGCCGGGCGTCTGTCTGGCCACGTCCGGCCCGGGAGCGATCCACCTGCTGAATGGGCTCTACGACGCCAGGATGGACCACCAGTCGGTGGTCGCCATTGTCGGGCAGCAGGCGCTGTCGGCGCTTGGCGGCGACTACCAGCAGGAGGTCGACCTGCAGACGCTGTTCAAGGACGTCGCGCGGGAGTACGTGCACATGGTGAGCACGCCGGATCAGCTCCGGCATCTGGTCGACCGCGCGTTCCGGATCGCGATGTCGGAGCGGACGGTGACGTGCATCATCGTGCCGAATGACATCCAGGAGCAGGACGCCGTCGAGAGCCCGCCTCGGATGCACGGCACGGTGCATTCCTCGGTCGGGTACCGCGCGCCGGCCGTTGTCCCCCATGACGACGATCTGCGTCAGGCGGCCGAGATCCTGAACGCGGGGGAGAAGGTGGCGATGCTGGTTGGCGCCGGCGCCTTGCAGGCTGGGGACGAGGTGGTCGAGGTGGCCGAGGTGCTCGGTGCCGGCGTTGCTAAGGCGCTGCTTGGCAAGGCCGCCGTGCCCGACGACCTGCCGTTCGTCACGGGGTCGATCGGGCTGCTCGGTACGAAACCGAGCTGGAACATGATGATGGGCTGCGACACGCTGCTGATGGTCGGCTCGAGCTTTCCCTACAGCGAGTTCCTGCCAGAGGAGGGCCAGGCGCGCGGCGTGCAGATCGACATCGACGGGCGCATGCTCGGCATCCGCTATCCGATGGAGCTGAACCTGGTCGGCGACTCGGCCGCGACGCTGCGCGCGCTGCTGCCGCACCTCACCCTCAAGGCCGACCGCGGCTGGCGCGACCAGATCGAGAGCGACGTCGCGGACTGGTGGGGCGTGCTCGAGCGGCGGGCGATGGAGAGCGCCCACCCGATCAACCCGCAGCGCGTGTTCTGGGAGTTGTCGTCGCGGCTTCCCGACCGGGCGATCCTGACGAGCGACTCCGGCTCGGCGGCGAACTGGTTCGCACGCGACCTGAAGCTGCGCCGCGGGATGTCGGCGTCGCTGTCCGGCAACCTGGCGACGATGGGGCCCGGCGTGCCCTACGCGATCGGCGCGAAGTTCGCGCATCCCGACCGGCCGGTGATCGCGCTGGTGGGCGACGGTGCCATGCAGATGAACGGCATCAACGAGCTGATCACGATCGCGAAGTACTGGAAGCGCTGGTCGGATCCGCGGCTGGTGGTGCTGGTGCTGAACAACCGCGACCTGAACCAGGTGACGTGGGAGCAGCGCGCGATGGAGGGCGACCCCAAGTTCGAAACCTCCCAGGATCTGCCGGACTTCCCGTATGCGGACTATGCCCGCATGGTCGGCCTGGGAGGTATCCGCGTCGACGACCCGGACGCCCTCGGCGCCGCCTGGGACGAGGCGCTCGCCTCCGACCGGCCGTTCCTGCTCGAGGCGGTCACCGATCCCAACGTGCCGCCGCTGCCGCCGCACATCACGCTCAAGCAGGCGAAGGCGATGACCTTCGCGCTCGCCAAGGGCGATCCGGACTTCGGCGACATCGTCCGGCAGACGCTGAAGGACAAGGTGTCGGAGTACCTCCCCGCCCGGTGA
- a CDS encoding CsbD family protein gives MGENMDDLKGKAKEGAGRATDDRDLEAEGKTDQTKADVKRGVNDAADAVKGGLDKITP, from the coding sequence ATGGGCGAGAACATGGACGACCTCAAGGGCAAGGCCAAGGAGGGAGCGGGCCGGGCGACCGATGACCGCGACCTGGAGGCCGAGGGCAAGACCGACCAGACCAAGGCGGACGTCAAGCGCGGCGTGAACGACGCCGCTGACGCCGTCAAGGGCGGACTGGACAAGATCACGCCATAG
- a CDS encoding AI-2E family transporter gives MSRVAPPPPPATAQRTVAEAAQARAGRIVVDITTGAMVRVVVALLAVGFLATLASEMRGVIVWIFAAAFLAIALNPLVVRLESRMGRRPAATLVFVGFVIGFVAILTAFVAPFVTQVDELTTAVPTAISDAKHNPTLRSLDRRFHLAEHAKQHLDTLPTVVFGAADTVLGGAVAVSTVFFLTLFLLYELPALSRVVLSQIPPERRPRIVAAANHMNRNIGGYVAGNLVISVICGASTTVALYLLDVPFSLALGVFMAVFDLIPLVGATIGSFGVVAAAWVLVDTRAAILMFIIVTIYQQVENHVLQPLIYGRTVQIPSLTVLIAVLCGGAALGLVGALLAIPIAGTIQAVVSELLEERAQRIGAVAPPEPG, from the coding sequence ATGAGCCGGGTCGCACCCCCTCCCCCACCGGCAACCGCGCAGCGCACCGTCGCGGAGGCGGCGCAGGCGCGGGCGGGCCGCATCGTCGTCGACATCACCACGGGCGCGATGGTGCGGGTGGTGGTCGCGCTGCTCGCCGTCGGGTTCCTGGCCACGCTCGCGTCCGAGATGCGAGGCGTGATCGTCTGGATCTTCGCAGCCGCGTTCCTTGCAATCGCGCTCAATCCTCTGGTGGTGCGGCTGGAGTCGCGGATGGGTCGCCGCCCCGCGGCAACCCTCGTTTTCGTCGGCTTCGTGATCGGCTTCGTCGCCATCCTGACCGCCTTCGTTGCACCGTTCGTGACGCAGGTCGACGAGTTGACCACCGCCGTGCCGACCGCGATCTCCGACGCGAAGCACAATCCGACCCTGCGCAGCCTCGACCGCCGCTTTCACCTGGCGGAGCACGCCAAGCAGCACCTCGACACGCTGCCGACGGTGGTGTTCGGGGCCGCCGACACCGTGCTCGGCGGCGCGGTCGCGGTGTCGACCGTCTTCTTCCTGACCCTGTTCCTGCTGTACGAGCTGCCGGCACTGTCGCGCGTGGTGCTGAGCCAGATACCACCGGAACGCCGGCCGCGGATCGTGGCCGCGGCAAACCACATGAACCGCAACATCGGTGGCTACGTCGCCGGCAACCTCGTCATCTCGGTTATCTGCGGCGCCTCGACGACGGTCGCGCTGTACCTGCTCGACGTGCCGTTCTCGCTGGCGCTCGGCGTGTTCATGGCGGTGTTCGACCTGATACCCCTGGTCGGCGCGACGATCGGCTCGTTCGGCGTGGTGGCGGCGGCATGGGTGCTGGTCGACACGCGCGCCGCGATCCTCATGTTCATCATCGTGACGATCTACCAGCAGGTCGAGAACCACGTGCTCCAGCCGCTGATCTACGGTCGCACGGTGCAGATTCCCTCCCTGACGGTGCTGATCGCCGTTCTCTGCGGCGGCGCGGCGCTCGGCCTGGTCGGCGCGCTGCTCGCGATCCCGATCGCGGGCACGATCCAGGCTGTGGTGAGCGAGCTGCTCGAGGAACGGGCGCAGCGCATCGGCGCCGTTGCGCCGCCGGAACCCGGCTAG
- a CDS encoding GMC family oxidoreductase, translating to MRVTRLLKGSVRPSDNDSAFLLDPHSRRVPGAARMRRYAHDDPVDLVIVGAGAGGTVLAQRLARAGWRIVVVEAGPFWDPDRDWVSDEAGSHHIYWTETRIVGGEDPVAMGNNNSGRGVGGSMVHYAGYTPRFHPSDFRTRRLDGVGADWPISYEDLRPHYERVERELPVAGEYWPWGDPHGYSHSPHPISGAAERAWEGARRYGVEMRVGPVAIANGQFGNRPHCIYRGFCLQGCKVNAKASPLVTHLPDALGHGVEVRADSMALRIETDGRGRATGVVYRHGGQEHVQRADAVAVAAYSIETPRLLLNSVSPSHPNGIGNGTDQVGRYVMVQGAPQVAGRFPEAMRMYKAPPPEVSSEAFYETDPRRGFARGFSIQTISPLPIGWAEHVIADGHWGRALREYMRDYNHWSVMGALCELLPEPGNRVTLAGETDENGMPLARFNYTQSDNDRANIAFAKRVLHDIWAAAGAQDVLTIDRYAHLIGGCRMGTSPETSVVDGDHRCWEVPNLFVTDGSALPTQGAANPALTIMALSSRLAERLAAGRVPHTRNRDTRMVGVA from the coding sequence GTGAGGGTGACGCGGCTGCTCAAGGGAAGCGTTCGCCCGTCGGACAACGACTCCGCGTTCCTGCTCGACCCGCACAGCCGCCGCGTCCCGGGGGCCGCGCGCATGCGCCGGTATGCCCACGACGATCCGGTCGACCTGGTGATAGTGGGAGCCGGCGCCGGGGGCACGGTGCTCGCCCAACGGCTGGCTCGCGCGGGCTGGCGCATCGTGGTCGTCGAAGCCGGCCCGTTCTGGGATCCCGACCGCGACTGGGTCAGCGATGAGGCGGGCTCGCACCACATCTACTGGACGGAGACGCGCATCGTCGGCGGCGAGGACCCCGTCGCGATGGGCAACAACAACAGCGGCCGCGGCGTCGGCGGGTCGATGGTGCACTACGCCGGCTACACGCCGCGCTTCCATCCCTCCGACTTCCGCACGCGCAGGCTCGACGGCGTCGGCGCCGACTGGCCGATCTCCTACGAGGATCTGCGACCGCACTACGAGCGGGTCGAGCGCGAGCTGCCCGTGGCGGGCGAGTACTGGCCGTGGGGCGATCCGCACGGCTACTCGCACAGCCCGCACCCCATCTCCGGCGCTGCCGAGCGGGCGTGGGAGGGTGCGCGTCGCTACGGCGTCGAGATGCGCGTCGGGCCGGTGGCCATCGCGAACGGGCAGTTCGGCAACCGCCCGCACTGTATCTACCGGGGGTTCTGCCTGCAGGGATGCAAGGTCAACGCGAAGGCGAGCCCGCTCGTGACGCACCTGCCGGATGCGCTGGGGCACGGCGTGGAGGTGCGCGCCGATTCCATGGCCCTGCGCATCGAAACGGACGGCCGTGGACGCGCCACCGGGGTCGTCTACCGGCATGGCGGCCAGGAGCATGTGCAGCGCGCCGACGCGGTCGCCGTGGCGGCCTACTCGATCGAGACGCCGCGGCTGCTCCTCAACTCGGTGTCACCGTCCCACCCGAACGGCATCGGCAACGGCACCGACCAGGTCGGTCGCTACGTCATGGTGCAGGGTGCGCCGCAGGTGGCCGGGAGGTTCCCCGAGGCGATGCGCATGTACAAGGCGCCGCCTCCCGAGGTGTCGAGCGAGGCGTTCTACGAGACCGATCCGCGCCGCGGCTTCGCGCGCGGGTTCAGCATCCAGACGATCAGTCCGCTGCCGATCGGGTGGGCGGAGCACGTCATCGCCGACGGCCATTGGGGCCGGGCGCTGCGGGAGTACATGCGCGACTACAACCACTGGTCGGTGATGGGTGCGCTGTGCGAGCTGCTGCCGGAGCCTGGCAACCGCGTGACGCTAGCCGGCGAGACGGACGAGAACGGCATGCCGCTGGCCCGGTTCAACTACACACAGAGCGACAACGACCGGGCGAACATCGCATTCGCAAAGCGCGTGCTGCACGACATCTGGGCGGCGGCCGGCGCACAGGACGTGCTGACGATCGATCGCTACGCGCACCTGATCGGCGGCTGCAGGATGGGCACGTCGCCCGAGACGAGCGTGGTCGACGGAGATCACCGCTGCTGGGAGGTGCCGAACCTGTTCGTGACGGACGGCAGCGCGCTCCCCACGCAGGGCGCCGCGAATCCGGCGCTCACGATCATGGCGCTCAGCTCGCGGCTGGCGGAGCGCCTGGCCGCCGGGCGGGTGCCGCACACGAGAAACAGGGATACGAGGATGGTGGGGGTGGCATGA
- a CDS encoding sensory rhodopsin transducer — translation MSHAVGHRRWAIAEGYIPEWSNGPEPEFTSHETMCVLNASDADANVLVTVFFADRDPVEYRFTVPARRTKHQRFNEFDDPPIPRGTEYASVIESDVPIVVQHTRLDSRQSENALLSTIAHPLAEES, via the coding sequence GTGAGCCACGCAGTCGGACACCGCCGGTGGGCGATCGCGGAGGGCTACATCCCCGAGTGGAGCAACGGCCCCGAGCCGGAGTTCACCAGCCACGAGACCATGTGCGTCCTGAATGCGTCGGACGCCGATGCGAACGTCCTCGTCACCGTCTTCTTCGCGGACCGCGATCCGGTCGAGTACCGCTTCACGGTTCCCGCCCGCCGCACGAAGCATCAGCGCTTCAACGAGTTCGACGACCCGCCGATTCCGCGCGGGACGGAGTACGCGAGCGTGATCGAATCCGACGTGCCGATCGTCGTCCAGCACACACGTCTCGACTCGCGCCAGTCCGAGAACGCGCTGCTCTCGACCATCGCCCACCCGCTTGCCGAGGAGTCGTGA
- a CDS encoding gluconate 2-dehydrogenase subunit 3 family protein, whose protein sequence is MPFEDPSHLPNQQGGRAAEPDDLPRQRRGTTPQMHGRYPDFDVLEHASHWDEPTRKVVLARLDPPEYRHFKESARRTLEAFCDTVMAQDREPRIPVLRFVDQALHEGRSPGFRYDGMPADGEVWRRLGDGLDDEAGALGADTFADLPQEQRDAIVERFSKAELRGGVWDTMPVKRAWAVTTSAILTAYYAHPWAWNEIGFGGPAYPRGYMRLGIDQHEPWEGREAEGLAADFQTDIDETPEMRP, encoded by the coding sequence GTGCCGTTCGAGGACCCGTCGCATCTCCCCAACCAGCAGGGCGGCAGGGCCGCTGAGCCGGACGACCTTCCCCGCCAGCGGCGCGGCACGACACCCCAGATGCATGGGCGCTACCCGGATTTCGACGTCCTGGAGCACGCGTCGCACTGGGATGAGCCCACCAGGAAGGTGGTGCTCGCAAGGCTCGATCCCCCGGAGTACCGCCACTTCAAGGAGAGCGCCCGGCGCACGCTCGAGGCGTTCTGCGACACGGTCATGGCGCAGGACCGCGAGCCCCGCATCCCGGTGCTCCGCTTCGTCGATCAGGCGCTGCACGAGGGGCGTTCGCCGGGCTTCCGGTACGACGGCATGCCGGCCGACGGCGAGGTGTGGCGGCGGCTCGGCGACGGGCTCGACGACGAAGCCGGTGCGCTTGGCGCCGACACGTTCGCGGATCTGCCTCAGGAACAGCGAGATGCCATCGTCGAGCGCTTCTCGAAGGCCGAGCTGCGAGGCGGCGTCTGGGACACGATGCCCGTCAAGCGGGCCTGGGCGGTGACGACGTCGGCGATCCTGACGGCGTACTACGCCCATCCGTGGGCGTGGAATGAGATCGGGTTCGGAGGCCCGGCGTACCCGCGCGGATACATGCGGCTGGGCATCGATCAGCACGAGCCCTGGGAGGGCCGCGAGGCGGAAGGACTCGCGGCGGACTTCCAGACTGACATCGACGAGACGCCGGAGATGCGCCCGTGA
- a CDS encoding SDR family oxidoreductase, whose amino-acid sequence MSKVVVVTGGSAGVGRAAVRAFADRGYDVAVLARGTEGLEAARREVEAAGGRGLAIPVDVANPEAVEEAAERTEAELGPIDVWVNNAMVTIFARMQDVKPEEFRRATEVTYLGTVWGTMSALRRMRPRDSGTVVQVGSALAYRGIPLQAPYCGAKHAIQGFTDSVRTELLNERSRVHVTMVQMPALNTPQFSWCRSRMGKESQPVPPIFQPEVAAEAIVWSAEHRKRELWVGSPTVKAITANGISALAVDHYLGRKGVDSQLLDEPLAPGRKDNLFEPVPGDHGAHGAFDTRSKAVSRQLEVSLNRRVVGLAVAGGLVALGVLRRG is encoded by the coding sequence ATGAGCAAGGTCGTGGTGGTCACAGGCGGGTCGGCCGGCGTCGGACGCGCGGCGGTGCGGGCATTCGCGGACAGGGGATACGACGTCGCGGTGCTCGCGCGCGGGACGGAGGGCCTCGAGGCGGCCCGGCGCGAGGTTGAGGCCGCCGGCGGGAGGGGCCTCGCGATCCCGGTCGACGTGGCGAACCCGGAGGCGGTCGAGGAGGCCGCGGAGCGGACGGAGGCAGAGCTCGGGCCGATCGACGTCTGGGTGAACAACGCGATGGTGACGATCTTCGCGCGCATGCAGGACGTGAAGCCGGAGGAGTTCCGGCGCGCGACCGAGGTGACGTACCTGGGGACGGTGTGGGGGACGATGTCCGCGCTTCGGCGGATGCGTCCGCGCGACAGCGGAACGGTGGTGCAGGTCGGGTCCGCCCTCGCCTACCGGGGGATCCCGCTGCAGGCGCCCTACTGCGGCGCGAAGCACGCGATCCAGGGATTCACGGACTCGGTCCGGACCGAGCTGCTGAACGAGCGCAGCCGCGTACACGTCACCATGGTGCAGATGCCCGCCCTGAATACGCCGCAGTTCAGCTGGTGCCGCTCGCGGATGGGCAAGGAGTCACAGCCGGTGCCGCCGATCTTCCAGCCCGAGGTGGCCGCCGAGGCGATCGTCTGGTCGGCGGAGCACCGCAAGCGCGAGCTGTGGGTCGGCTCGCCCACCGTGAAGGCGATCACCGCCAACGGGATCAGCGCGCTGGCGGTCGATCACTACCTCGGGCGCAAGGGCGTCGACTCGCAGCTGCTCGACGAGCCGCTGGCCCCCGGCCGGAAGGACAACCTGTTCGAGCCGGTGCCCGGCGACCACGGCGCCCACGGCGCGTTCGACACACGATCCAAGGCGGTCAGCCGGCAGCTCGAGGTCTCGCTCAACCGCCGCGTGGTCGGCCTCGCGGTCGCCGGGGGGCTGGTCGCACTGGGCGTCCTGCGCCGCGGCTGA
- a CDS encoding enolase C-terminal domain-like protein has translation MTAVATAGVSVERVTARAFTVPTDAPEADGTATWDATTIVLAEAEADGVTGLGYAYGESLAAELIRAKLADVVAGSDAMAIPGAWMAMRRELRNAGLPGVCATAVSAVDVALWDLKAKLLGASLAGLLGMARDRVPVYGSGGFTSYSDDRLQSQFAGWAAEGVTAVKMKVGTEPERDPERVVAARAAIGPGVELFVDANGAYERKQALALADVFGQQGVTWFEEPVSSDDLEGLRLMRDRAPAGMRIAAGEYGYDTWYFRRMLEAGAVDVLQADATRCLGVSGFLQAIALADAFGVPISAHTAPALHLHVCCAAGRFAPLEWFHDHVRIEAQLFDGAPVIEEGASAPNRERPGLGLELNTEAAERYAA, from the coding sequence GTGACCGCGGTCGCAACAGCCGGCGTGTCGGTGGAGCGGGTGACGGCCCGGGCGTTCACCGTGCCGACGGACGCTCCCGAGGCGGACGGCACGGCGACGTGGGACGCGACCACGATTGTGCTCGCCGAGGCGGAGGCGGACGGCGTCACCGGGCTCGGATACGCATACGGCGAGTCGCTCGCCGCGGAGCTGATCCGCGCGAAGCTGGCGGACGTCGTCGCCGGGAGCGACGCGATGGCGATCCCCGGCGCCTGGATGGCAATGCGGCGGGAGCTGCGAAACGCCGGGCTGCCGGGCGTGTGCGCGACGGCCGTCTCGGCGGTGGACGTGGCCCTTTGGGATCTGAAGGCGAAGCTGCTGGGCGCGTCACTCGCCGGCCTGCTCGGCATGGCCCGCGACCGGGTGCCGGTCTACGGCAGCGGCGGGTTCACGTCCTACTCGGATGACCGGCTGCAGAGCCAGTTCGCCGGGTGGGCGGCCGAGGGAGTCACGGCGGTGAAGATGAAGGTCGGCACTGAGCCGGAGCGCGACCCGGAGCGCGTGGTCGCGGCCCGCGCTGCGATCGGCCCCGGCGTCGAGCTGTTCGTCGACGCCAACGGCGCGTACGAGCGCAAGCAGGCGCTCGCCCTGGCGGACGTGTTCGGTCAGCAGGGCGTGACCTGGTTCGAGGAGCCGGTGTCGTCCGACGACCTCGAGGGGCTGCGCCTGATGCGCGACCGCGCGCCCGCAGGCATGCGGATCGCGGCCGGCGAGTATGGCTACGACACCTGGTACTTCCGCCGGATGCTCGAGGCCGGAGCGGTGGACGTCCTGCAGGCGGACGCGACGCGCTGTCTCGGGGTGAGCGGCTTTCTCCAAGCGATCGCGCTGGCCGACGCGTTTGGCGTGCCGATCTCGGCCCACACCGCGCCCGCGCTGCACCTGCATGTCTGCTGCGCGGCCGGGCGGTTCGCGCCGCTCGAGTGGTTCCACGACCATGTCCGCATTGAGGCGCAGCTGTTCGACGGCGCGCCAGTCATCGAGGAGGGGGCGAGCGCGCCCAACCGTGAGCGGCCCGGCCTCGGACTGGAGCTCAACACCGAAGCGGCGGAGCGCTATGCCGCGTAG
- a CDS encoding phage holin family protein has protein sequence MAGASGESIAAVLDRLSADLSRLARSEVELAKAEMAQKARAAALGLAVAAVAASLAAAGAVLLVVTLVLGLATAMSAWLACALVGLAALIGATVLTAVAIGILRRVSPLPERTIAEIREDMRWLGQRLRESS, from the coding sequence ATGGCCGGCGCTTCAGGCGAATCGATCGCAGCGGTGCTCGACCGCCTCTCGGCCGATCTGTCGCGGCTGGCTCGCAGCGAGGTCGAGCTGGCCAAGGCCGAGATGGCGCAGAAGGCGCGCGCTGCCGCCCTCGGCCTCGCGGTGGCAGCCGTGGCGGCGTCGCTCGCGGCGGCGGGCGCCGTGCTGCTGGTGGTCACGCTGGTGCTCGGGCTGGCGACCGCCATGTCCGCTTGGCTCGCCTGCGCGCTCGTCGGGCTGGCCGCGCTGATCGGGGCAACGGTGCTCACCGCCGTGGCGATCGGCATCCTTCGCCGCGTATCGCCGCTCCCCGAGCGCACGATCGCGGAGATCCGCGAGGACATGCGGTGGCTCGGGCAGCGCCTGCGCGAGAGCTCGTGA